The Thermococcus sp. MV5 genome includes a window with the following:
- a CDS encoding DUF4129 domain-containing protein yields the protein MKRRLTILYFIIVLLMSAIISSQAKIGEIKKGTQDYYLIGLFFAILIVIAGIILIQIFLTVGDPFAKEGPDYKVNWGIFFAIIVGSIIIALPILYKVYKTPLPNMTINQTEGVYHVNQSYRVSFYERYFQNPLGPSVEGSIYLYALFGVLVALLAYIAVRFYLDLRAARERRKLKEMVEEFDKKLEEEGISFLGDPNEIVVKLYKNAVIWLKLLGIPYRESWTHWEHAERVKYKHEAYVNLAKLFEKAKYAPEKVTMEDAKRAYDLYMKIKGDVNEI from the coding sequence ATGAAGCGTAGATTGACAATCCTTTATTTTATCATTGTTCTACTAATGAGTGCAATAATAAGCTCTCAAGCTAAAATTGGTGAGATTAAAAAGGGAACTCAAGACTATTACTTAATTGGACTGTTCTTTGCTATTTTGATAGTTATTGCAGGGATAATATTAATTCAGATCTTTCTTACGGTTGGGGACCCATTTGCCAAAGAAGGCCCAGATTACAAAGTAAATTGGGGAATATTTTTTGCTATAATTGTTGGTTCTATCATAATAGCCCTTCCAATCCTTTACAAGGTGTATAAGACACCCCTGCCAAATATGACCATTAACCAGACAGAGGGAGTCTATCATGTTAACCAGAGTTATCGTGTCAGCTTTTATGAGAGATACTTCCAAAATCCGTTGGGCCCCTCTGTCGAAGGAAGCATTTATTTATACGCTCTCTTCGGAGTGCTTGTGGCCCTTTTGGCTTATATCGCTGTTAGATTCTATCTTGATTTAAGGGCCGCAAGGGAGAGGAGAAAACTTAAAGAGATGGTAGAGGAATTTGATAAAAAATTGGAGGAAGAGGGCATAAGTTTCCTTGGAGATCCAAATGAAATAGTTGTCAAATTGTACAAAAATGCGGTGATATGGCTCAAACTTTTGGGCATCCCCTACAGGGAAAGTTGGACCCATTGGGAACATGCCGAGAGGGTGAAGTATAAGCATGAAGCATATGTGAACCTTGCAAAGCTATTTGAAAAAGCGAAATATGCACCTGAAAAGGTCACAATGGAGGATGCTAAGAGAGCTTACGATCTTTATATGAAGATTAAGGGGGATGTGAATGAGATTTAA
- a CDS encoding ABC transporter ATP-binding protein: MSFIKTIGITKRYDNEEPPALEDVNLEIKKGEIFCIMGHSGAGKTTLLRILALLEKPDSGEYYFDGIKVSWNDNLRKNITMVFQIPVMFNTTVFKNIAYGLKIRGYSKEEIKKKVEEVLELVRLQGYENRRAKYLSGGEKQRVAIARAIVLEPKLLLMDEPTANLDPTNSAIIEEIVKEIVKEKETTILFSTHNLFQAKRLAHRVAHIYKGKIIEIGKTKEIFERPKNELTKRFINGELF; this comes from the coding sequence ATGAGCTTCATCAAAACAATTGGAATTACAAAGAGGTATGATAATGAAGAACCCCCTGCTCTTGAAGATGTAAATCTCGAAATTAAAAAAGGAGAGATATTCTGCATAATGGGGCATAGTGGGGCTGGAAAAACCACCCTGTTAAGGATTTTAGCCCTTTTAGAAAAGCCAGACTCAGGAGAATACTACTTTGATGGAATTAAAGTGAGCTGGAATGATAATTTAAGGAAAAACATTACAATGGTCTTCCAAATTCCCGTGATGTTTAACACTACCGTTTTTAAGAACATAGCATATGGGTTAAAAATCAGGGGATACTCAAAAGAGGAGATAAAGAAAAAAGTTGAGGAAGTTTTAGAGCTGGTTAGACTCCAAGGTTATGAAAATAGGAGGGCAAAATATCTTTCAGGAGGAGAAAAGCAACGAGTTGCCATAGCAAGAGCAATTGTCCTCGAACCAAAGCTTTTACTTATGGACGAACCGACCGCAAATTTAGATCCAACAAATTCTGCTATAATCGAGGAAATAGTTAAAGAAATAGTTAAAGAAAAGGAAACTACAATACTCTTTTCAACTCATAATCTATTCCAAGCAAAACGATTAGCCCACAGAGTGGCCCATATATACAAAGGAAAGATCATCGAGATAGGAAAGACAAAAGAAATTTTTGAACGACCAAAGAATGAACTAACGAAGAGGTTTATTAATGGGGAGCTCTTCTGA
- a CDS encoding peptidylprolyl isomerase, protein MKVEKGDFVVFNYIGKFENGEIFDTTYENIAKEAGIYTEDRTYGPLGANVGVGELISGMDEGLIGMEVGEKKTITIPPEKGYGMPRDDLIVDVPTSEFEKAGIEPIEGAYIMTDSGIARITAVGEENVTLDFNHPLAGKTLIFEVEVVDIEKEKSDKAEA, encoded by the coding sequence ATGAAAGTTGAAAAAGGCGATTTTGTGGTTTTTAACTACATTGGAAAGTTTGAGAATGGGGAAATTTTTGATACGACTTATGAGAATATCGCTAAAGAGGCAGGTATTTATACTGAAGACAGGACTTATGGTCCCCTTGGTGCCAATGTGGGGGTTGGTGAGCTTATCTCTGGAATGGACGAAGGCTTAATAGGAATGGAAGTTGGAGAGAAGAAAACTATAACGATCCCCCCAGAAAAAGGATACGGAATGCCACGTGATGACTTAATAGTTGATGTGCCAACAAGTGAATTTGAAAAAGCAGGTATAGAGCCGATAGAAGGAGCCTATATTATGACCGACAGTGGAATTGCAAGAATAACTGCTGTTGGAGAAGAGAACGTTACCCTTGACTTTAACCACCCTCTTGCCGGAAAAACACTAATTTTTGAAGTAGAAGTAGTGGACATAGAAAAAGAAAAATCAGATAAAGCCGAGGCCTGA
- a CDS encoding DUF2118 domain-containing protein, which translates to MEKVPRLFVESTAEECLENEKAKVDCIIIQENIEVRLKKEEKVPAFIDVKKAKFMKKEVYDRFHFYVDKYEHRMICDVIIVLPDRRTEIRLYKGDELMLLPVEGYVSSIIAEVGNRVRKSDAFAVITTKKGEVHYLKPPKNGTVVYIDEFSNRPHYVYYLLPEER; encoded by the coding sequence ATGGAAAAAGTCCCACGGCTTTTCGTTGAGAGCACTGCTGAGGAATGTCTTGAGAATGAGAAGGCAAAAGTAGATTGTATAATTATTCAGGAAAACATAGAAGTGAGGCTAAAAAAAGAAGAAAAAGTTCCCGCGTTTATAGATGTAAAAAAAGCAAAATTCATGAAAAAAGAAGTCTATGACAGATTCCATTTCTATGTAGATAAATATGAGCATAGAATGATTTGTGATGTGATAATAGTCTTGCCAGATAGAAGAACAGAAATAAGACTTTACAAAGGAGATGAATTAATGCTCCTACCCGTAGAAGGATATGTCTCAAGTATAATTGCAGAGGTAGGAAATAGAGTCAGAAAAAGCGATGCATTTGCTGTAATAACCACTAAAAAAGGAGAAGTACACTACCTCAAACCGCCTAAGAACGGAACAGTTGTTTACATCGATGAATTCAGCAACCGACCTCACTATGTATATTACCTTCTCCCAGAGGAGCGTTAA
- a CDS encoding DUF515 domain-containing protein translates to MAEDIEEKIRRLRELGKVSVEERGESKTPSVPVARPSGPTRKPSRLGRLRERERRRRIIIGASILAIIIIAVVVGVYITYQNRAAKQLEEAKLAKIAEVNKYFTGELQNDTLKTQLINQISRAQSVEELEKIDVKTLAEQRKAQLEEEKRQKELQEAKMVKLSEIEQSFELLISQPLPADIKSEAIQTLNQLKERVNSAETKDEVLLVDPNPYLLDLWRKYYYYLIDATPTQKVILKKGVEKSIHTKPEAKYVLSKITDFAELMQYTIEKAEMVQVALVLPRENVNGAFLSSGDKVKIFAQINATSIQKIADEGYITTVLLLKDSGEISVSESQTESNNIESSTETSYSDQYSESYSPGEQSITYEQSKDESHSTTQSSSQTITASYTYNVALSEILKAIAANKIAAPDEVKEQLSRYMWKVFGLEQDTGLMATDPTAKVLVIVEVPAEFVEDILKYRNALYITKIVG, encoded by the coding sequence GTGGCGGAAGATATTGAGGAAAAAATTAGACGGTTAAGGGAATTGGGGAAAGTTTCTGTTGAGGAGAGGGGGGAATCAAAAACTCCCTCTGTACCAGTTGCAAGACCCTCTGGTCCCACTAGAAAACCCTCTAGACTTGGTAGACTTAGAGAGAGGGAAAGACGTAGGAGGATTATTATTGGTGCTTCTATTCTGGCGATAATTATCATAGCTGTTGTTGTTGGGGTGTACATAACTTATCAAAATAGGGCAGCGAAACAGCTTGAAGAGGCTAAACTTGCAAAAATCGCGGAGGTCAATAAATACTTCACCGGAGAACTTCAAAATGATACTTTGAAAACACAGCTGATAAATCAAATTAGCAGGGCTCAAAGCGTAGAAGAACTTGAGAAAATTGATGTAAAAACTTTGGCAGAGCAAAGAAAAGCACAGTTAGAAGAAGAAAAGCGTCAAAAGGAACTTCAAGAGGCAAAGATGGTTAAGTTATCAGAGATAGAACAATCATTTGAACTCCTTATTTCGCAACCTCTTCCGGCAGATATAAAAAGTGAAGCGATTCAAACATTAAACCAACTGAAGGAGAGGGTTAACTCCGCAGAAACCAAGGATGAAGTTTTATTGGTTGATCCCAATCCATATTTGCTTGATCTATGGAGGAAGTACTATTATTACCTTATAGATGCCACTCCAACTCAAAAAGTTATTCTTAAGAAAGGTGTTGAGAAGAGCATACATACAAAACCAGAGGCCAAATATGTTCTAAGCAAAATTACAGACTTTGCTGAACTGATGCAGTATACAATCGAGAAAGCGGAGATGGTTCAAGTTGCCTTGGTTCTCCCAAGAGAAAACGTTAATGGGGCGTTCTTGTCTTCTGGGGACAAAGTAAAGATTTTTGCTCAGATAAACGCAACTTCTATTCAGAAGATAGCTGATGAAGGATACATAACCACTGTGCTCCTTTTAAAAGATTCGGGTGAGATTTCAGTTTCTGAGTCACAGACGGAGAGTAATAATATAGAAAGCTCTACGGAGACTTCTTACTCAGATCAATACTCGGAGAGTTATTCACCTGGTGAGCAATCAATCACTTACGAGCAGAGCAAAGATGAAAGCCATTCAACTACACAGTCAAGTTCACAAACAATAACTGCTTCCTACACCTATAACGTGGCGTTATCAGAAATATTGAAAGCAATTGCAGCTAACAAAATAGCAGCTCCAGATGAGGTTAAGGAACAGCTGAGCAGATACATGTGGAAAGTATTTGGTTTAGAGCAGGATACAGGCCTAATGGCCACAGACCCAACGGCCAAAGTTCTGGTGATAGTTGAAGTACCGGCAGAGTTCGTTGAGGACATACTCAAATATAGAAACGCGCTTTACATAACAAAGATTGTAGGGTGA
- the trm14 gene encoding tRNA (guanine(6)-N2)-methyltransferase, whose translation MKLLLTTSRGIEDLAKKEVEDLIKRADLKGKVEEKPLGVEGRIWVEIEESYYFNKKGKKREFKIASFLNENSRLLHRVILYISSTKIPSLEKEKALNEIYNFVFNSPIEKYVKISESFAVRSFRKGEHEFTSVDIAKTAGSAIYDKLSNFGTPKVNLDHPSVIFRAELIDDVFFLGIDTTGDSSLHKRPWRVYDHPAHLKASIANAMIELAELDGGNVLDPMCGSGTILIELALRGYDGKIIGIEKYEKHLRGAKMNALAAGVSNKIEFIHGDATKLSKYVESVDFVLSNLPYGLKIGRKSLIPELYMKFFNELSKVLEKRGVFLTTEKRAIEKAFEENGFKILHHRLVGHGGLMVHLYVIK comes from the coding sequence ATGAAGTTACTGTTAACAACATCTCGAGGGATTGAGGATTTAGCAAAAAAAGAAGTTGAGGACCTCATAAAAAGAGCAGACTTAAAAGGAAAAGTCGAAGAAAAGCCTTTGGGAGTCGAAGGTAGAATATGGGTCGAGATTGAAGAGAGCTATTACTTTAATAAAAAGGGAAAAAAGAGAGAATTCAAGATTGCCTCCTTTTTAAACGAAAACTCCCGGCTATTGCACAGAGTCATTCTCTATATCTCATCCACAAAGATCCCTAGCTTAGAAAAAGAGAAAGCTCTCAATGAAATTTATAATTTCGTGTTTAACTCCCCCATCGAGAAGTACGTAAAGATAAGTGAAAGCTTCGCCGTTAGGAGTTTCAGAAAAGGAGAACATGAATTTACAAGTGTTGACATCGCAAAAACCGCAGGAAGTGCCATATATGATAAGCTCTCAAATTTTGGCACGCCAAAGGTAAATCTGGATCATCCAAGCGTGATTTTTAGAGCAGAATTGATTGATGATGTCTTTTTCTTGGGTATTGACACCACGGGAGATTCCTCCCTCCATAAACGACCTTGGCGCGTTTATGACCACCCAGCCCACTTGAAAGCATCAATAGCAAATGCAATGATAGAACTAGCAGAACTGGATGGGGGAAACGTTCTAGACCCAATGTGTGGAAGTGGTACCATCTTGATAGAACTGGCATTAAGAGGATATGATGGAAAGATAATTGGAATTGAAAAATATGAGAAGCATTTGAGGGGGGCTAAGATGAATGCCTTAGCTGCTGGGGTTTCAAATAAAATAGAGTTTATCCATGGTGATGCCACAAAACTTTCCAAGTATGTTGAAAGTGTCGATTTTGTGTTAAGCAATTTGCCCTACGGTTTGAAGATTGGGAGAAAAAGCCTGATTCCTGAGCTCTATATGAAGTTTTTTAACGAGCTTTCAAAGGTTTTAGAAAAAAGAGGTGTTTTTTTAACAACTGAGAAAAGAGCTATAGAGAAGGCTTTCGAGGAAAATGGATTCAAAATACTCCACCACCGGTTAGTTGGACACGGGGGGTTAATGGTGCATTTGTATGTAATTAAATGA
- a CDS encoding type II secretion system F family protein has product MPEITFLHPIAKVLERIIPKRWTRRYTLFLYSAGISFLALEFLIVSLLLALLVSIVVFIISPVKLYALPVFLAVFIGVAWVYPYWKLIKKIENMENNIPDAFFYLASSLRAGVSFSEALEEASTARFGALTDEFKRTVSEIKRGRSTYEALKAFALRNRRSIIIYRSTMIILEAYERGAPMADVLVAVANDVREILRIKKERKASTGMQTMFFIIASGFLGPIILGIVSQIMGGMNTPEVGLNLPLDAIYNILLAFVALQAIVSGLGIGIIREGKFSAGFKYSAMLAVMGVLTFLVATKVQISGLGFI; this is encoded by the coding sequence ATGCCTGAAATTACCTTTCTACATCCGATTGCAAAGGTCCTTGAAAGGATAATCCCAAAGAGGTGGACTAGGAGGTACACTCTGTTTCTGTATTCTGCGGGCATATCATTCTTGGCACTAGAATTTTTAATAGTATCTTTGCTACTTGCACTTTTAGTGAGTATTGTGGTATTCATAATTTCTCCAGTCAAGCTCTATGCCCTACCTGTCTTCCTTGCGGTATTCATTGGGGTTGCATGGGTGTATCCTTACTGGAAGCTCATAAAGAAAATTGAAAACATGGAAAACAACATTCCTGATGCGTTTTTCTATTTGGCGAGTTCTCTTAGGGCAGGAGTATCGTTTTCAGAGGCATTGGAAGAGGCCTCCACTGCTAGATTTGGAGCTTTAACAGATGAGTTTAAAAGAACAGTCAGTGAGATAAAGAGAGGTAGATCAACTTACGAGGCTTTAAAGGCTTTTGCACTGAGAAACAGGAGATCAATTATAATATACCGGTCTACGATGATCATCCTTGAGGCCTATGAAAGAGGTGCACCAATGGCTGATGTGCTGGTGGCTGTTGCTAATGATGTTCGTGAGATCCTAAGAATAAAAAAAGAGAGAAAAGCTTCTACGGGAATGCAGACAATGTTTTTCATAATTGCAAGTGGATTCCTTGGCCCGATAATCCTCGGAATAGTCTCTCAAATCATGGGGGGTATGAATACGCCAGAAGTTGGTCTCAACCTACCGCTGGATGCCATTTACAACATTCTCTTAGCATTTGTGGCACTGCAAGCAATAGTTTCTGGACTGGGAATTGGAATAATAAGAGAAGGAAAGTTCTCAGCAGGCTTTAAATACAGTGCAATGCTTGCCGTAATGGGTGTCTTAACGTTTCTCGTAGCTACTAAGGTTCAAATATCAGGCCTCGGCTTTATCTGA
- a CDS encoding type II secretion system F family protein has translation MGLKARILEFIERLGQKTIEVSERPIRRIPKTLTLEERLQLLKKLQEEITEEREKRYEEEIEELVEWRKKELEKSFTHRFSEFMLRRFRGPVESFTKSIKGLDYDLLRANIKMSKEQYVALMIGISIFSAIFGFILGILLILPIDISIMLGLLGFIGGFLYMRNYPRLVWKGRVVEVEKALPYVLRHMASLLSAGVGIAEAMVSVANADYGPISEEFDLMIRDMHGGTSFEDALMRFEERMASENVSRVVKQILRATRFGGNLADILYKLAEDFSFEYRMKLVEYIQKVNGIAFVYMFMTIIMPTLFVVAILAASMMSRSVVLPPSALAVILLFGFPAMSTMVVFMIKRSEPR, from the coding sequence TTGGGATTGAAGGCTAGAATATTGGAGTTTATAGAAAGGTTAGGACAAAAAACTATTGAAGTGAGCGAACGACCTATTCGTAGAATCCCCAAGACGCTCACGTTAGAGGAGAGACTCCAGCTATTGAAAAAACTGCAGGAAGAGATCACTGAAGAAAGAGAAAAGAGATATGAAGAAGAGATTGAGGAATTAGTAGAGTGGAGAAAGAAGGAACTGGAGAAATCGTTTACTCACAGATTTTCAGAATTCATGTTGAGGCGTTTCAGAGGTCCAGTTGAATCTTTCACAAAATCTATCAAAGGTCTAGATTATGATCTGCTTCGTGCAAATATCAAAATGAGTAAGGAACAGTACGTCGCATTGATGATAGGAATATCAATATTCTCTGCTATTTTTGGGTTTATACTTGGTATTCTTCTCATCCTCCCAATTGACATATCAATAATGCTAGGACTTCTTGGTTTTATCGGTGGTTTTCTTTACATGAGGAACTATCCAAGGTTAGTGTGGAAGGGGAGGGTGGTAGAGGTAGAGAAGGCGTTGCCATATGTATTGAGGCACATGGCATCCCTCTTAAGTGCGGGTGTAGGTATAGCCGAAGCCATGGTTTCAGTAGCTAATGCTGATTATGGCCCGATCTCTGAGGAATTTGACCTAATGATAAGAGACATGCATGGTGGAACATCTTTTGAGGATGCTTTAATGAGATTTGAAGAAAGAATGGCTTCTGAAAACGTTAGCAGAGTAGTGAAGCAGATATTAAGGGCTACAAGATTCGGTGGAAACTTGGCGGATATATTATACAAACTTGCTGAGGACTTTTCCTTTGAATATAGGATGAAGCTCGTAGAATACATACAGAAGGTTAATGGTATAGCATTCGTTTACATGTTCATGACGATAATTATGCCGACACTCTTTGTTGTGGCAATACTTGCGGCATCCATGATGTCAAGAAGTGTTGTATTACCACCCTCCGCACTGGCTGTTATCTTATTGTTTGGATTCCCTGCCATGTCCACAATGGTAGTGTTCATGATAAAACGAAGCGAGCCGAGGTGA
- a CDS encoding GTPase — translation MKQKKAWRIVREAIKEGDIIVEVVDARDPIGTRNPKVEKIVQEEGKKLLIVMNKADLVPKKWAEEYKQKNRNLPIVFISARERKGTGILRKEIKKIAKDLFNEGKEKVKVVLVGYPNVGKSTIINVLKGKHAVGTAPIPGYTKGKQLIKLSKRIWLLDSPGVVPIDEFEELVIRGGFPADKIEDPVKPALRLIRRILETRKEAITEKYGIDKFEDEEQILEAIGKKKGLLRKGGEVDLEETARYLLREWQTGRFTLFGKEEKKEERFIWDFEEILDEIEREFLIDPRRILWKYEEQLWPRKERRVGIREIEGVIVGIATGFKKCPSAIQFLEELTGKKVIASECFGGEWKGVIAILE, via the coding sequence ATGAAACAGAAAAAGGCTTGGAGGATAGTAAGGGAAGCGATTAAAGAAGGCGATATTATAGTTGAGGTAGTGGATGCTAGAGATCCAATAGGGACCAGAAATCCCAAAGTTGAAAAAATTGTACAGGAAGAGGGAAAGAAGTTACTAATAGTTATGAACAAAGCCGATTTAGTGCCAAAGAAGTGGGCTGAAGAATACAAACAGAAAAACCGAAATCTCCCAATAGTCTTTATCAGTGCAAGAGAAAGAAAAGGGACCGGTATCTTAAGAAAAGAGATAAAAAAGATTGCAAAGGATCTTTTTAATGAAGGCAAGGAAAAAGTAAAAGTTGTCCTAGTAGGATACCCTAATGTAGGAAAGAGCACAATAATAAATGTCTTAAAAGGAAAACATGCAGTTGGCACTGCCCCAATACCTGGATATACAAAGGGAAAGCAGCTAATCAAACTTTCTAAGAGAATATGGCTACTTGATTCTCCTGGAGTGGTCCCAATTGATGAGTTTGAAGAGCTTGTTATTAGAGGGGGTTTTCCTGCAGATAAAATCGAAGATCCTGTTAAACCAGCTCTAAGACTCATACGTAGAATCTTGGAAACAAGAAAAGAAGCCATAACTGAAAAATACGGAATCGACAAATTCGAAGATGAGGAACAAATATTGGAGGCTATAGGAAAGAAAAAAGGCCTCTTAAGAAAAGGGGGAGAAGTTGACCTCGAAGAAACTGCGAGATACCTTTTAAGAGAGTGGCAAACTGGAAGATTCACCCTTTTTGGCAAAGAAGAGAAAAAAGAGGAAAGATTTATCTGGGATTTTGAAGAGATCTTAGATGAAATTGAACGTGAATTCCTAATCGACCCAAGAAGGATCCTTTGGAAATATGAGGAGCAGCTCTGGCCTAGAAAAGAACGACGTGTTGGAATCAGAGAAATTGAAGGAGTTATAGTAGGGATAGCAACAGGATTTAAGAAATGTCCTTCTGCCATACAATTCCTTGAAGAGCTAACAGGTAAAAAAGTGATTGCAAGTGAATGCTTTGGTGGGGAATGGAAGGGCGTAATAGCAATTCTAGAATGA
- a CDS encoding substrate-binding domain-containing protein encodes MKRMPFIFVVFLTVSIAIGCIETPKAGTTTTETPRVLTISTTTSLYDTGILEEVVAPAFKEKYGIELRFIPKGTGGAIMDAKNGASDAILVHALSKEQAFMEEGYGVNRKVFAYNFFVIVGPKSDPAGIKGLGVTEALKKLVEYGRMHPDQLVWISRDDGSGTNTKEIALWKAAGFSFEELKNEKWFGTTGSGMGNTLLYTSERKAYTLSDIGTYLKYQKEGKIDLNVLVDKGKQLINVYAIIIINPEKIEDKDFEGAMLLAEWLTSEEGQKAIAEYGKDEFGRSLFYPAVPVLEQKEGEVFKWLLEYGFMKDGENYTECPTKFRYNAAYEFFEFPATMVEG; translated from the coding sequence ATGAAGAGGATGCCGTTCATTTTTGTGGTATTTCTAACTGTTAGTATCGCTATTGGATGCATTGAAACCCCTAAAGCAGGAACCACTACTACAGAAACTCCAAGAGTTTTGACAATCTCAACTACAACAAGCTTATATGACACAGGAATTCTGGAAGAGGTTGTTGCACCAGCATTCAAAGAAAAATACGGCATTGAATTACGTTTTATTCCCAAAGGAACAGGTGGGGCAATTATGGATGCAAAAAATGGCGCAAGCGATGCTATCCTAGTGCACGCACTTTCCAAGGAACAGGCATTTATGGAAGAAGGTTATGGTGTTAATAGGAAAGTATTCGCATACAACTTTTTCGTGATTGTTGGGCCAAAAAGTGACCCTGCTGGAATTAAGGGACTGGGTGTCACAGAGGCCCTTAAAAAGTTAGTTGAGTACGGAAGAATGCATCCCGACCAACTCGTATGGATCTCAAGAGATGATGGTTCTGGAACCAACACAAAAGAAATCGCATTGTGGAAGGCAGCAGGGTTTAGCTTCGAAGAGCTTAAAAATGAAAAGTGGTTTGGAACGACAGGCTCGGGGATGGGAAACACCCTTCTATACACAAGTGAGAGAAAAGCCTACACCCTCTCCGATATCGGGACGTATCTTAAATACCAGAAAGAGGGTAAAATTGACTTGAATGTGCTAGTTGACAAAGGAAAGCAACTTATAAATGTGTATGCCATAATCATCATAAATCCAGAAAAGATTGAGGATAAAGACTTTGAAGGCGCAATGCTTCTTGCAGAGTGGCTCACCTCTGAAGAGGGGCAAAAAGCAATAGCAGAGTATGGAAAAGATGAATTTGGGCGGTCTCTTTTCTATCCAGCTGTTCCAGTGCTAGAGCAAAAAGAAGGAGAAGTCTTTAAGTGGTTACTCGAATACGGCTTCATGAAAGACGGCGAGAACTATACCGAGTGTCCAACCAAATTCCGATATAATGCCGCCTATGAGTTTTTTGAGTTTCCAGCCACAATGGTAGAAGGATAA
- a CDS encoding ABC transporter permease — MAWEYIIQGFSDALGLITEPYIIEIALRSIKVSGIATVLAVAWSLPLSMLIGLKNFRGKWLVKTFINGLMGVPTVIWGLILYLLLVPRGPLGTFGLLYTEMGISFGQALLITPIIMSIVVNSLEAIENEIRELALTLGADEIRASFQVVIESVGGIILAIIAGFNRAIAELGIALMIGGNIYVKGGHYNTRVLTTAIQMYTVRAEISVAIALGIILMGIVLGVNLLSNLIRKWLT, encoded by the coding sequence ATGGCATGGGAGTACATAATCCAGGGATTTTCAGATGCCCTAGGACTTATAACGGAGCCTTATATTATTGAAATAGCCCTAAGATCAATAAAAGTATCGGGAATAGCTACAGTACTGGCCGTTGCCTGGTCACTTCCCCTATCCATGTTAATAGGTCTCAAAAATTTCCGGGGGAAATGGCTAGTTAAAACTTTCATTAATGGTCTTATGGGAGTACCAACGGTTATTTGGGGCCTCATACTCTACCTTCTTCTTGTGCCACGAGGGCCCCTTGGAACATTTGGTCTTCTTTATACAGAAATGGGAATAAGCTTTGGTCAGGCTTTACTCATAACCCCAATAATAATGAGCATAGTGGTAAACTCTCTCGAGGCAATTGAAAACGAGATCAGAGAATTGGCTTTAACCCTCGGTGCAGATGAGATTAGAGCATCATTCCAAGTAGTTATAGAGAGTGTTGGGGGAATAATACTAGCAATAATCGCTGGATTTAATAGAGCAATTGCTGAACTGGGAATAGCGCTTATGATTGGAGGAAATATATACGTTAAAGGAGGTCACTACAACACGAGAGTACTAACCACGGCAATTCAGATGTACACTGTAAGAGCTGAGATCAGTGTCGCCATAGCCCTAGGGATAATACTAATGGGGATTGTTTTGGGAGTAAATCTTCTATCGAATCTCATCAGGAAGTGGTTAACATGA
- a CDS encoding TIGR04076 family protein — translation MGKLVIKAINIKGRCPVFKVGDKIVIEGPKVNLEETTAICTHAFASFLPYIVALRKGVKPQEIGLGRGEKAYVQCLDPGPPYTDGGTVIFEIAVIRDETEKGLEDSKGSD, via the coding sequence ATGGGAAAACTGGTAATAAAAGCCATAAATATTAAGGGTAGGTGTCCAGTGTTCAAAGTAGGGGACAAGATAGTTATAGAAGGCCCGAAGGTCAATCTAGAGGAGACTACTGCAATTTGCACACATGCCTTTGCATCATTCTTACCTTACATAGTGGCCTTGCGAAAAGGTGTTAAACCCCAAGAAATAGGATTGGGTAGAGGTGAGAAGGCTTATGTTCAATGCTTAGATCCGGGGCCACCATATACAGATGGAGGAACTGTGATATTTGAGATAGCGGTGATACGAGATGAAACAGAAAAAGGCTTGGAGGATAGTAAGGGAAGCGATTAA